DNA from Triticum aestivum cultivar Chinese Spring chromosome 7D, IWGSC CS RefSeq v2.1, whole genome shotgun sequence:
GGCCACACGTACGTGATTTCCCGCGACAGCACCTCGTCGTGGTTGAAGGGAGGGTGCAGCTGAGTCGCAAAGAACTATCGATCAGGAGATCAAATACGAATCTGAGCCAAGAATTGCTCCCAACCGAATGAAATTAACACGATTTGCAATCTTTGCGGTCAAATTCCGATGCATGTTAACAGCATCCAAGAACCCAATTCGCGCAAATTCGGGAAGAATCAAGAAGCGGGCATGGCGGACTCACGCAAGCCGGAGGTGGAAGTGGAAGGCGAGGCATCCTCCGCGTGGCGGGGATGGGCTCCACGACCCAGAGCGTCGTCGGGCTGGGGTTGTCGGGGTCGTCGACATCGACGCTGACGCCGGTGTTCCGGTTGGCGCGGAGGCAGCCGCCGTGGAAATGGTCGAGGTAGACTTCGTCTCCGGATTCCGTCCGGATGGCCAGCCAAGGGATTAGATCCACCTCCGGCTGGTCGCAGCCCCGCTGCTCGACGCGGCGCCAGTGGTGACCCTGCGGCGCCTCCACGTTCGTGGCGGCGAGGTACCGGCCGTAGGCGGCGCTGTGGAGGAGTAGGTACGGCACAGGCGCCTCGGGGGGCTCGTACACGTGCACCACCCAAGCCGCGTTCATCGACGCCCGTCGGTGGTGGAGGGAGACGCCATGCCCGTCCTCGTCGGCGTGCAGGTACGTGCCGTACTCGCGGCTGCGCAGCCGCACGTGGTCGCCGTCACGGAACTGCTCCATCGGTCGCTTGCGCTGGACCTCTGCAGAACAGAGGAGGTGGGCTCTGCGCGGTGGAGAGGGGGAGTGGGTTCTTGGTTTCTTGGGGCTCCGGCGAGGAGGGAGGTGGGAGGAGAAGTGAAGGCTGTTGGTTGGGACGGTTACGTTCGGGCGCCAAGGCGGATGTATTTCAAGCGACCTTTCGGCACCAGGTGGGCTTGCGGGCCAGGGCATAGGAAATCCGTCCAGCGGCCCATGCAAGTTAGACCCAGCCAGCACGCCCAATCGTTGTTTTCTCTCTTTCTCAGCTTAAGCTAAAAAATCGTTGTTTTCAAACCTATTGAATACTTACTGCATGGCATCGGGACAGAGAATAAACAAAGAGAAATCATCAATCTTTTTCAGTAAGAGCTGCCCAGAGATAGTGCGTGATGCTGTCAAGGGTTTTCTGCAGGTCCACAATGAATCTCTAAGTGACAGATACTTGGGTATACCAACTGATGTGGGTCACTCAAAGAAGGGGACGTTCAAGTATTTGAGTGACAGGGTGTGGGATAAGGTGAAGGGTTGGATGAGCAAATGCCTTTCAGCTGGCGGCAAAGATGTTCTCATCAAGTCAGTAGCCCAAGCCATCCCGGTTTACTCTATGTCATGCTTCAAGCTCCCAAGGGGACTATGTGATCATATCAAGTCTATTATCAGGAAATTCTGGTGGGGATGTAAGAAAGGTGAGCGAAAGCCGGCTTGGGTTTCTTGGGACGTGATGACTCGGCCAAAGCATTTGGGAGGCCTTGGCTTCAGGGATCTTGAGATTTTTAATTTGGCTTTGCTTGCAAGACAAGCATGGAGGCTTCTCCAGGAACCAGCAAGCCTGAGTGCAAGAATTCTTAAAGCTGTTTACTATCCGGAAAGGTCAATCCTTAATGCGGAGTTAGGGACTAGACCATCTCAGATTTGGCGTGCTATCTTGGAAGGGAGAGATTTACTACAGCAAGGCATCATAAGGCGGATCGGTAATGGGCAAACGACAGAGATTTGGGTTGATAACTGGATACTGAAGGAGATGACACCACGCCCGATCACGTCGCTAGTGGCAAATCCTCCAAGGTATGTGTCGGAGCTCCTGACACCGGCGACTGCATCATGGAATGAGGACTTGATCCGCAGTGTTTTCCTTCCAATTGTTGCTAATGCAATATTAAAGATCCCTGTATGCACACGCAACATACCAGACTTCTGGGCGTGGCACCCGGATAAGAAAGGCAATTTCAGTGTTAGTTCGGCCTATAGATTCCTTCAAAAAACCAAGTTACAGAGGGAGGAATGGCTCGAAGGAAGGAGCGGATCCTCCAATGGCGAACAAGAGAAAAAGTCATGGTGTGCGTTATGGAATTTAAAGGTGTCATCGAAGGTAAGGATCTTCCTctggaggcttgctcaccactcgctACCAACGACGGACACTTTGCAGAGAAGAAACATGGCGGTACAGGCTACATGTCCGCTATGCGGTTGCGTTGATTCATGGAGGCATGCACTGGTGTCGTGCACGATGTCACGCTGCGTTTGGGCTCTATCGGATAAGGCACTTGTTTCACAAATGTCTGAGAACTTGAAAGCTAACGCGCGGATTTGGTTATTCCAGTTGAATGAATCCCTGGACCATGCAAGCT
Protein-coding regions in this window:
- the LOC123170060 gene encoding uncharacterized protein, with the protein product MEQFRDGDHVRLRSREYGTYLHADEDGHGVSLHHRRASMNAAWVVHVYEPPEAPVPYLLLHSAAYGRYLAATNVEAPQGHHWRRVEQRGCDQPEVDLIPWLAIRTESGDEVYLDHFHGGCLRANRNTGVSVDVDDPDNPSPTTLWVVEPIPATRRMPRLPLPPPACLHPPFNHDEVLSREITYVWPNVEGALVNHNVFVFRGRSLYQLRHELAWRLEVDVSHLAMCLPTRYGRFSPLVVDLPRNQQALIVVVDFAGTPAHAALRYADVDAA